In a genomic window of Paramormyrops kingsleyae isolate MSU_618 unplaced genomic scaffold, PKINGS_0.4 ups39, whole genome shotgun sequence:
- the LOC111844668 gene encoding protein NLRC3-like, translating into MGGAASAMIPPVECETKRTESVLMERAGSPVPSCVSMNSDQSMNPPIVFREGRFPTDQRDRVNRCNSHPHKADLSSIFKLLEKKAQKFLKDELMKFKRYLDQNDPECSEPQLEEDNDLDSDGQMQKTCGREGALKITLYILRTMEQNDLADMLEKRHLLSQCQHIIKCNLKKKFECVFEGKAKEGQPTLLKEIYTELYITEGGAGGVNDEHEVRQIETASKKRVTEDTTVKCNDIFKPLHGRVTPIRTVLTKGVAGIGKTVSVQKVILDWAEGKANQDIHFIFALPFRDLNLIKDEYSLIDLLHHFVPELKSLESFELCRYKVLLIFDGLDECRLPLDFQNNESWFDLTKKTSLDLLLTNLIKGNLLPSALLWITSRPAAANQIPPECVHQVTEIRGFSDAQKEEYFRKRFSDQSLASRIITHVKSSRSLFIMCHIPVFCCISATVLETFLSETDKGEIPRTLTEMYTHFLIFQASLKNDKYKKNYETKLKEFSKEFLLKLGKLAFDNLDTGNLIFYEQDLIENNIDVTEASVYSGVCTEVFKEEYGLYQEKVYCLVHLSIQEYLAALYVFLSNSSADLLKTAVDQTLKSKNGHLDLYLRFLLGLSTDSSKTLLQKLLGETRPSSHNIKETAQYIKEKIQENLSAERTINLFHCLNELGDNSLIEEVQRYLNSGSLSAADLSPAQWSALAFVLLMSDKELDVFDLKKYIRSDEGLQRLLPVIKSCRLTETCCEVLASALRSNSSQLRELDLSDNDLQDSGVKLFSAGLGDSHCTLEILRLPFCRVTEEGCSSLASALRSNPSHLRELDLSYNHPGDSGVKLLSVLLEDPSCKLEKLNVDHSEECRTRPGFQKYSCQLTLDPNTANSRLSLSEGNRKVTCGAEQPYPDHPERFDWLEQVLCRESLSGRCYWEAEWSGYEARIAVTYKGIRRKGLSDDCGLGYNDKSWSLFCSPDSYFVYHNNKLTVIPIKPSGSRRVGVYLDWAAGTLSFYRVSSDGLTLLYSFTSSFTEPLCPGFYVYYYSSVSLCMLG; encoded by the exons ATGGGGGGAGCTGCTTCTGCAATGATCCCCCCTGTGGAGTGTGAAACAAAGAGAactgagag tgtcctgatggagagagcaggctcacctgtacccagctgtgtttccatgaacaGTGACCAGTCAATGAACCCACCAATCGTATTCAGAGAGGGAcgttttcctacagatcaaag gGACCGAGTGAATAGATGTAATTCACATCCACATAAAGCAGACttatcatccatcttcaag TTATTGGAGAAAAAAGCTCAAAAGTttctgaaggatgagctgatgaaattcaaaaggtacctggatcagaatgacccagaatgctctgagcctcagctggaggaggacaatgacctggacagtgatggtcagatgcagaagacctgtggtagagagggagctctgaagatcacactgtacatcctgaggaccatggagcaaaatgatctcgctgacatgctggagaaga GGCATCTTCTGTCACAGTGTCAGCACATAATCAAATGTAAtctgaagaagaaatttgagtgtgtatttgaagggaaagctaaggaaggacagccaacacttctcaaagagatttacacagaactctacataactgaagggggagctggaggagtcaatgatgaacatgaagtgagacagattgaaacagcatccaagaaaagggtaacagaagatactacagtcaagtgcaatgatatatttaaacccttacatgggcgtgtgacacctatcagaactgtgcTCACAAAAGGGgtcgcaggtatcgggaaaacagtctctgtgcagaaagttattcttgactgggcagaaggaaaagcaaaccaggacattcacttcatatttgctcttcctttccgggacctgaatttgattaaggatgaatacagtctgattgatctgcttcaccactttgtcccagaactgaaatcgCTTGAATCCTTTGAGCTGTGTAGGTATAAAGTTTTGttgatctttgatggtctggatgaatgtcgccttcctctagattttcagaacaatgagagctggtttgatttaacaaagaaaacatcactggatttgctgttgactaacctcattaaggggaatctgcttccatccgctctcctctggataacctcccggccagcagcagccaatcagatacctcctgaatgtgtccaccaggtgacagagatacgagggttcagtgatgcccagaaggaggagtatttcaggaagagatttagtgatcagagcctggccagcaggattatcacacatgtgaaatcatcaaggagcctcttcatcatgtgccacatacctgtgttctgctgcatttcagccactgtccttGAAACGTTTCTTAGTGAGACTGACaagggagaaattccaaggactctgactgaaatgtacacgcACTTCCtgatatttcaggcgagtttaaaaaatgacaagtataaGAAAAACTATGAAACCAAGCTTAAGGAATTcagcaaggaattccttttgaaacttggtaaactggcttttgacaaccttgatacaggcaatctcatattttatgagcaagatctgatAGAGAATAACATTGatgtcactgaagcttcagtttactctggagtgtgcacagaagtctttaaggaggaatatggattgtatcaggagaaggtgtactgccttgtgcatctgagcatccaggagtatctcgctgctttatatgtgtttctgtcaaactcatcagctgatctgctgaagactgcagtggatcagacattaaagagcaagaatggacacttggacctctacctccgcttcctccttggcctctcaacagactccagtaaaaCTCTGTTACAGAAACTACTGGGAGAGACAAGACCCAGCTCACATAACATTAAGGAAACGGCCCAGtacatcaaggagaaaatacaggagaatttatctgcagaaaggaccatcaacctgttccactgtctgaatgaactgggtgacaattctctaatagaggaagtacaaagatacctgaattcaggaagcctttcagcagcagacctctcacctgcacagtggtcagctctggcctttgtgttactgatgtcagataaggagctggatgtgtttgatctgaagaaatacatcagatcagatgagggtcttcagaggctgctgcctgtgatcaag agctgtagactcacagagacatgctgtgaagtgttggcttcagctctcagatcaaactcctctcagctgagagagctggatctgagtgacaatgacctgcaggattcaggggtgaagctgttctctgctggactgggggattcacactgtacactggagatactgag gctgccattctgtagagtcacagaagaaggctgttcttccctggcttcagctctgaggtcaaacccctctcacctgagagagctggacctgagctacaatcacccaggagactcaggagtgaagctgctctctgttctactggaggatcccagctgtaaactggagaaactgaa tgtggaccacagtgaagagtgcaggaccagaccagggttccagaaat actcctgccagctgacgctggaccccaacacagcaaacagccgcctgtctctgtcagaggggaacaggaaggtgacatgtggggcagagcagccatatcctgatcatccagagagatttgactggtTGGagcaagttctgtgcagagagagtctgtctggtcgctgttactgggaggctgagtggagtggataTGAAGCCCGGATagcagtgacttataaaggaatcaggaggaaaggactcagtgatgactgtgggcttggatacaatgacaagtcatggagtctgttctgctctcctgacagttacttTGTCTATCACAATAATAAACtgactgtcatacccataaagccctcaggctcccgcagagtaggagtgtatctggactgggcggctggtactctgtccttctacagagtctcctctgatggactgaccctcctgtacagcttcacctcctcattcactgaacccctctgtccagggttttatgtttattattactcctccgtgtccctgtgcatgctgggatag
- the LOC111846639 gene encoding E3 ubiquitin/ISG15 ligase TRIM25-like, with protein sequence MAEASITGNQNQLSCSICLDLLKDPVTIPCSHSYCMRCIKSYWDQEDHLEVYSCPQCRETFTPRPVLGRNNILAEVVRNLKKTGLQAATPADHYAGPGDVECDFCTGRKCRAFKFCLVCLASYCETHLQPHYESPAFQKHKLADPTGNLPDKVCSLHDKPLESYCHTDKQCICYSCKTFEHRDHDTIAAAAERAEIQKDMGETQMEFQQRIEVKEKELQELREAVASITVSMNLRRR encoded by the exons atggcagaagccagtATCACAGGGAATCAGAACCAGTTAAGCTGTTCGATCTGtctggatctactgaaggatccGGTGACTATTCCCTGTAgtcacagttactgtatgagatGCATTAAGAGCTATTGGGATCAGGAGGATCATCTTgaagtttacagctgcccccagtgcagagagaccttcacacccagacctgttctgggcagaaacaACATCCTGGCTGAAGTGGTGAGGAATCTGAagaagactggactacaagcagctactcctgctgaccattatgctggacctggagatgtggagtgtgatttctgtactgggagaaaatgCAGAGCATTCAAGttctgcctggtgtgtctggcctcttactgtgaaactcacctccagcctcactatgagtctccagcttttCAGAAGCACAAGCTGGCTGATCCTACTGGAAATCTGCCCGACAAGGTCTGTTCCCTCcatgacaaacccctggagAGCTACTGCCATACCGACAAGCAGTGCATCTGTTATTCCTGTAAGACATTTGAACACAGAGACCATGATACAATCGCAGCTGCTGCAGAAAGGGCGGAGATACAG AAAGATATGGGTGAAACCCAGAtggaatttcagcagagaattgAAGTGaaagagaaggagctgcaggagctgagagaggctgtggcctcaatcacagtgagtatgaacctgaggagaagataa